From Solanum lycopersicum chromosome 8, SLM_r2.1, the proteins below share one genomic window:
- the LOC101249109 gene encoding formin-like protein 2: protein MYSPLFSLCLIFTFFLLSSATHRRLLHQPLPPTSTPSINKAKPLFPSPHFHPFFVFLLPPPPPSNDFATFPANISSLILPHSLHSSNKSITNKFIAILVSTSILSATFVTVLVLFFFFYHRYPHREDEHYDDDDHETDDTLRLVSSSTTPSHIEIEKDTSSTFLRCREEISQTSATSNDYVMLNYQRIGSPELRPLPPLPRHQYFKQHLYIESFEDEYDGFFSPRGSSGGRGSPDFIQRSFRYQYLNYNSSNDSLSNSPSGEVSLVKFPARPRFILQQVEDRPMSSSSISSGSTHNSPASQISSSSLQNPVSTMSKFGYPERYVSRGLPPPPPLPPPRVVIENDGPSMPVSFHSADGESIKPKLKPLHWDKVRANSDRAMVWDQLKSNSFQLNEEMIETLFTINSSNLNSKEGVRLPIIPVMNQEKQLLDLKKSQNIAIWLRALQITSDEVCEALLEGSADTLRMELLESLMKMAPTKEEEWKLKNIKDESPFKLGPAEKFLKAVVDIPFAFKRVDAMLYIACFDSEVEYLTKSFQTFEIACEELRNSRTFLRLLEAVLRTGNRMNMGTDRGDARAFKLDALLKLVDIKGADGKTTLLHFVLHETIRAEGSHLSDAELSSHNEFEFRNGVHVISALSHELANVKKAAVMDSDILSNEVAKLAAGVAKVTEVLKLNQEFVLDESSRKFCESMNGFLKKAEGEIMNIQAQEEFSLSMVKELTEYFYGDLAKEEARRIRIFMVVKEFLSIIDQVCTDLEK, encoded by the exons ATGTACTCTCCATTGTTTAGTCTTTGTCTAATCTTTACCTTCTTCCTTCTCTCCTCTGCTACTCATCGTCGCCTGCTCCATCAACCGCTTCCTCCAACTTCAACTCCGTCCATTAATAAAGCTAAACCTCTATTTCCTTCTCCTCATTTTCATCCATTTTTCGtatttcttcttcctcctccgcCACCTTCGAATGATTTTGCCACTTTCCCTGCTAACATTTCCTCCCTCATTCTTCCACATTCCTTGCATTCCTCTAATAAATCCATCACCAACAAATTCATCGCCATTCTTGTATCAACATCCATCCTCTCTGCTACATTCGTCACTGTCcttgttcttttcttcttcttttaccaTCGCTATCCCCACCGTGAAGATGAAcactatgatgatgatgatcacgAGACAGATGATACTCTCCGACTTGTCTCATCTAgtacaaccccttcacacatTGAAATTGAAAAGGATACGTCGTCAACATTTCTGAGATGTAGGGAAGAAATTTCTCAAACTTCTGCTACCTCAAATGACTATGTCATGCTAAACTACCAAAGAATTGGATCACCAGAACTCCGTCCTCTCCCTCCATTGCCACGACATCAATATTTCAAGCAACATCTTTATATTGAATCATTTGAAGATGAATACGACGGATTCTTCTCCCCTAGAGGATCCTCTGGGGGTAGAGGAAGTCCCGATTTCATACAAAGAAGTTTCCGGTATCAATATCTGAATTACAATTCATCAAATGATTCATTATCCAATAGCCCTTCTGGAGAAGTGAGTTTGGTTAAATTTCCAGCACGACCGAGGTTTATTCTTCAGCAAGTGGAAGATAGGCCAATGTCATCGTCTTCAATATCTTCCGGTAGTACTCATAATTCCCCTGCTTCTCAAATTTCAAGTTCCTCACTACAGAATCCCGTGTCTACTATGAGTAAATTCGGATATCCTGAGAGGTATGTATCGAGGGGACTTCCACCTCCACCACCACTGCCACCACCTCGAGTAGTAATCGAAAATGATGGGCCATCGATGCCCGTTTCATTCCATAGTGCTGATGGAGAAAGTATAAAGCCAAAGCTAAAGCCTCTGCATTGGGATAAAGTCAGAGCCAACTCAGATAGAGCAATGGTTTGGGATCAACTGAAGTCTAACTCTTTTCA GTTAAATGAGGAGATGATTGAAACATTATTCACtataaattcttcaaatttaaattcaaaagaaGGTGTAAGACTCCCAATTATTCCTGTGATGAATCAAGAGAAGCAGTTGCTTGACCTAAAGAAGTCTCAGAACATTGCAATTTGGTTGAGAGCACTTCAAATTACTAGTGATGAAGTTTGTGAAGCACTTTTAGAAG GTAGTGCAGACACACTCAGAATGGAGCTACTGGAGAGTCTGATGAAGATGGCTCCCACgaaagaagaagaatggaaGCTGAAGAACATCAAAGATGAATCGCCATTCAAACTAGGCCCTGCTGAGAAATTTCTCAAGGCAGTGGTTGATATACCTTTTGCATTTAAGAGAGTGGATGCAATGCTTTACATAGCTTGTTTTGATTCTGAGGTCGAATACCTAACCAAGTCATTTCAGACATTCGAG ATTGCATGTGAAGAGTTAAGGAATAGCAGAACATTTTTAAGGCTTTTGGAAGCTGTACTCAGAACTGGAAACCGTATGAATATGGGAACAGACAGAGGAGATGCACGTGCCTTCAAGCTCGACGCACTTCTTAAGCTTGTCGATATTAAAGGTGCTGATGGAAAAACCACCCTCCTGCATTTTGTTCTTCATGAAACTATTAGAGCAGAAGGTTCTCACCTTTCTGATGCAGAGTTATCGTCTCACAATGAGTTTGAGTTTAGAAATGGTGTTCACGTTATCTCTGCCTTGAGCCACGAGCTTGCTAACGTGAAGAAAGCAGCTGTGATGGACTCGGATATTCTTAGCAATGAAGTTGCAAAACTAGCAGCAGGAGTTGCTAAGGTTACTGAGGTTCTAAAACTGAATCAAGAGTTTGTTTTGGATGAGAGTAGCAGAAAGTTTTGCGAGTCGATGAATGGATTCTTGAAGAAAGCAGAGGGAGAGATTATGAATATACAAGCTCAAGAGGAATTTTCTCTATCCATGGTAAAGGAGCTAACAGAATATTTCTATGGAGACTTGGCTAAAGAAGAAGCTCGACGGATCAGGATATTTATGGTAGTTAAGGAATTCCTCTCTATCATTGATCAAGTGTGCACAGatttggaaaaataa
- the LOC101255717 gene encoding BTB/POZ and TAZ domain-containing protein 3 encodes MASPDLHTSWLSAAVESFGGSFNIRIEEGAADSVEFFEDPTSPVCNLPTNIPKPPPVPGKIPSRATIPRLLANSDCVPKDTWDRLFKEGFGADVHVITENGSVIPAHHALLTVASPVLGNLLQQSKVRNGIRCIKIAGVPHDAVYVFIRFLYSACYDEVDVKKLVLHLLVLSHFYSVPSLKRVCINYLEQGWLNSNNVIDVLQLARDCDASRLTLFCIRMVVGNFKSISSTEGWKVMRRANPTLEQELLEFVVEADTRKQDRLKKIEEKKVYLQLHEAMEALVHICRDGCRTIGPRDKVLKASQEACSFPACKGLESLVRHFSNCKIKVPGGCIQCKRMWQIFELHSRICEEPDSCKVPLCSHFKVKMLQQTKRDEVKWKVLVSKVRAAKNAVSLFSSRRRLSF; translated from the exons ATGGCATCACCAGACTTGCATACCTCTTGGCTATCAGCAGCTGTTGAATCTTTTGGTGGATCCTTCAACATACGCATAGAAGAAGGCGCAGCTGACAGTGTCGAATTTTTTGAAGATCCAACATCTCCTGTTTGTAATCTACCTACAAATATTCCGAAACCTCCTCCAGTTCCTGGTAAAATTCCGTCAAGAGCCACTATTCCTCGGCTACTTGCTAATTCTGATTGTGTCCCAAAAGATACATGGGACAGGCTCTTCAAAGAAGGATTTGGTGCAGATGTACATGTAATTACAGAAAATGGATCAGTTATTCCAGCTCATCATGCCCTTCTG ACTGTTGCATCTCCAGTTCTGGGAAATCTTCTGCAGCAATCCAAAGTAAGGAATGGTATTAGATGCATAAAAATCGCTGGGGTACCTCATGACGCGGTCTATGTATTCATCCGTTTCCTCTACTCAGCCTG TTACGACGAAGTAGATGTAAAGAAGCTTGTTCTGCATCTGTTGGTCTTATCACATTTCTACTCAGTACCATCACTTAAAAGAGTGTGCATAAACTATTTGGAGCAGGGTTGGTTGAACTCAAATAACGTAATAGATGTGCTTCAGTTGGCGAGGGACTGTGATGCATCACGGCTTACTCTCTTTTGCATTCGTATGGTCGTGGGAAACTTCAAGAGCATATCATCTACTGAGGGTTGGAAAGTAATGAGACGTGCTAATCCCACACTTGAACAGGAACTTTTAGAATTTGTTGTTGAAGCTGATACG AGAAAACAAGATAGGCTGAAGAAAATTGAAGAGAAAAAGGTGTATTTACAACTGCATGAAGCTATGGAAGCTCTGGTTCACATTTGCAGGGATGGGTGTCGAACTATTGGACCTCGTGACAAGGTGCTTAAAGCAAGCCAAGAGGCCTGTAGTTTTCCTGCATGCAAGGGGCTGGAGTCTCTGGTCCGTCATTTCTCTAATTGCAAAATTAAAGTTCCTGGTGGATGTATACAATGTAAGCGAATGTGGCAGATTTTTGAGCTACATTCACGCATTTGTGAAGAACCCGACTCTTGCAAAGTTCCTCTTTGTAG TCATTTCAAGGTGAAAATGCTGCAACAGACCAAGAGGGACGAGGTGAAGTGGAAGGTGTTAGTAAGCAAAGTGAGAGCAGCAAAGAATGCTGTGAGTTTATTCTCATCTCGACGACGGTTATCTTTTTAA